The genomic stretch ATATTGCAGCTCTCGATAGGTAAAGCGATCAAGAAAAGGTTATCAAAGCTGAAAAATAGTCACGAGCGCAAATAATCCTTAATCTTTTAAGATAGGTTCTTGGTTGTAACTAGATTAGCAGTCGTTCATTCGAAAACGTAACTGCTGTAAGCTAAATACAATAGTTGCATTGAATTGACCCACGCGAATAGCATTGCACTTGCGGACGGGAAACTTacattaaaaaatgaaaaaacctttgaatatagtTTAATTCCAACAACCGTTCACGATGAATCAAGTCACTCTACTGCAGAGCAATCATGAACTAAATTGTAAGAAACGCTTTTCTACAttgttaatgaatttttcgtggTATTAGAAGTTCGCACATTTTCTCATCATTTAAGATGTTAATTATAGGAGGTAAATCACGAACTTATCCACTGTTATTTTAGCAAGTGCAACAAACTTCATACGCTTCTGTTTAAATTTGTATTTAATAATTCTTAGTAGAACAGGTTATTCAATCGCTAATTGAAGTCACCAGCGATGACCAGAAGAAAGCAGTTAAATCCTGTTGAGTGGTTGCATGTGACGTAAGGGCTTTCCCTCACACACGATTTCCCTCACAGCATTGAATGGTCTGCGAGATTCACAAGAAAAGACCCACTGTTTTCTCAGTATACTGAAAGCACGTCACTTCCACGCAATTCACTTAACAGCACCCCCCTCCCaaccacttttttttctttctccagCCGGTTAGTGGAAATGGTGTTGCAATATGTGAGCAGAACTTACCATTATTCTCTGGAGTTTTGGCCTCCTCATCCCCCTTAACATCCATTGGAACAGGAGCCGCACTGCTGGACGGTGGCGTTGGTGTAGCCGCGGCGGAAGTCGGTGAATTACCACCGCCGGACGAGGAAGCTCCAGTGGCGgtggtagtagtagtagtagtagtagtattaGATACCGTCGATGTGACTAACGCTGCAGCAGCTGCAGCCGCGGCGGCCGCAGATGCTGCCGAGCTGGCGAAGCTTGGCACAAATTCCAAGGCATTTACGTTTAATGTAGAAAATTTCGCACTGATTTCGTTCGAGTCGTTATCTTGGgccatttttttgttatttgctgTCACTTATCCTACCCTTCCACTAAACCAATGAAATCCACGAAGCGCTATGATGTAGCGTAACGATTACTTCCTGCGTTTAATGATTTTGATATTCCGTACCCTAGTCAGGAATGGACAAACGGAACGGCAGACCTTTTTCTTTTGTAAAAACTACCGGTGCCGAAAACTGCAGGGAACGGGAACAAAAGAACCAAAAAAGAAGACACGGACACCGACGAACGAACGAAAAGGAAAAACCTTCGCCCAATGCGGGTTTGGCTTATATTCGAACTCGGTACTGCTCAATGGAACCACTGTCCGCCACGGATGTGATCAGGGTTCCACAAGATACTCCTTCCGAGTGGCCGCTGCACAAAATTCGCAAAAATTAGCGATTTCCGAAACTCACACGCGTTTTCAACACACTTCTTTCAAACCACATTCGTCAAAGATGGCCACATAGACATGATTTTTTATGCTCTTATATTTCGCTCTCATTTGCTCATTTTTTGATTCTCTCACACAACTGTCAGAAACGACAGCTTCAAGGGTCACaaacagggatgccacatgtacagattaatctgtattttacagatttttggccgaagtaatggtacagaatctgtacatACAGATATatagatttttgtcgaaaagtacagatttacagatttttcgaaattgacattaatttttaaaaacaatccaaattttatttcattaaatattaagcaaattgaacatattttcaagtCCTCAgacgttttaagctaaaaattttgtttatgtaccataaaaacttaaaaaatacaaagttctttatgtttaaacaatacatttatttttttacagatatttttgttccagatacagatgctcagattttttcaagggaaaacacagatttaaatgtggcaaccctggttaCAAACTCGTCTAAGCCTAGTACAGGACGTGACAACAGAAACCAAAAAATCATCCAAAGTGCCGATCGTTGGTCCTGACACAAGTAGAAGAGATTTTTGAGGCTGTTCGCACTACGCGAATTCTcgtatgcaattgtcaatttatgtgtggaaacaaaagcaaaaatatttccctccttcactttcgcaagtaaaaaccaaaccaatatcaacagagtcgtcagggccaatttcTGAATGGTTGCTTAGTgcacacatttatttatttttgcagaaaaccagcaaaatttcgCTGGATTTAGCCGAAATGCTCTTCCAGCCCTTCCAGCgaaaaaattttgctgattattcagaaaaacaaaatatcATCCAATTGACAGCACTCAACTTTATCTTTAGCAAACTGAAATTCAATTAcctactgaataatcagcaatGAGATTTTTCTGTACATGTAGCAAATCGAAGTAGGTATATTcggctggttaaccagttagagTGAGGGAAGCATGTTTGCCTCAGGAACAACTTTTTACAGGATCTTaaccaaattactgttgaattatagacacagagaacagactaacaagaaaacgataaaaagtgtgtaaaaaGCCTCCTCCGAATTAATCCCTTCGCCATGCTGAATGATAATGTGCAAAGTGATGTTGCTACCGTCACCGTGGAATGAACGGTATATGTTGGCGATAGGCCAACGAGCAGGCGAAGTAAAAGGAACGGTTTCCGATTACCCAAAACTGTATTTTTAACAGAAATTAAATAATTCCTATAAAGGTATAATTTAGAGTAAGAGTGTGTTAAATCCATACACTATCCACTTGTAACTTACGTTTAGTATTCCTTTTCCCTCTATCCGTTTGAAATCCTTCTTAATTCTTCCTGTCCTAGCACGGGGTCCCTGATTTTCTCTCTTTATACCCTAGCTTTTAGGTTACCTTTAATGAATTCACAGAATAAGTTTTTATTTCTTAGGGTTTAAGCTTCAATCGTTACCGCGTTTCGTTTATAACTTCAGCTTTAGCATTAATCTAGTTTAAGCACTAATAGTTTaagcaataatttttaatttaaataagaTAAATATTTTAATTCGTTGAATAtttgaagcaattttttttatcatccaCCGCACAGTTCTATTCTTTCAATCTGCAtgacactgccaaaacgaaagaTGACAAAACGTAAACCGCCGAGAGCAAGACGCGATGACAGTTCTCCCCACCGCTGCTGAATTCAAAGCAACTAAGATGCAAGGTAAGATGCGCCGACCGAGGGGTCGTAACAGTATAGCAAATACATTTCAACGTCAGTGCCAAAGGGAGTGAAAAGTACATACACTGATAAAAATACAGGGTTTacctaggggctagacacctttattttcaagacaaatatttcgataatattacaCAATATTGgctgatatattttgatatttatcgtttatctgtcagtTGACATTCTCCAACGATAATATAACGCATGATGTAACGGCAATGAGCTGTGATATAGATAGAGGGGTGCCCGAAAATGGAACGGTAAAtactttttaatattgaatattggaaatatttcgcaatatatcaagAGTGTCTTACCCCTAGGGGTTTACCATGTAGCATGACGAGGGGTTTATTTCGAAGTATATATCGTCGACTGTTTGTTCGTCCCTTGTCAGCCTGTTCTCTGTGGTAAAATgtttgtcggtggtagattcaacaacaaaaacgttgttaaaacatgggaAAAAACGTTTGCTAGCTTAAGCATATTAATCagtctgcagtttacagtttctGCGAAGCGggattcacgagtttacacttcgagcgaagtgaaaattagcTGGAACTGACAGAATATGAACGCACTCGAATGTCAAGTTTTCGCTAGCTGCTACTTTTTTCACTAGTGTGTGCGTACGCGAAAAAAGTAAGCCCAAGTGAAAATGGTACGATCAACAACCTTCGACTTCGCtgaatcgaatttgtttacagtccCAAGCCAAGTGAAATTTTTTCAGGTTGCAGTTTTCATGCACGTGAAAaactgaacattttgtatgagattttcacttcgcttggaactctgaATAGGgctttacagtaaaaataccttgtttttatggttacaatgaATAACATTGTCCATTTACTGTTCCCACCGCAAAATGCATCGTGAATATTTCTTTTGGGAAATACCCCTTTCCTCTCTtggagcgttacgtaatttatagaTTCCGCCTTATAGTCCATTTAGCGAAAAAGACAAGACATATTTGAAAATTACGCTAGACGAGTTAGACGAGTCTGTGACCATCTGTGACAGCACAAACTATTACTGAAGGGAGTAGCGGAACTCTAACGAAACGCACGTGTCATtatattttgtttatatttttataactCAAAAAGTAACTACAGTTGGGCCGTCATTCTACATAGGTTTCGTTTGGATGGCCTATTAAGCCTATTAAGCGAAATGAATAAATCTCGCAGTAAGATTCGAAAAAACCATCGATCAAACTCTAAAAAGGAAGAACGGTTAGCTGAAAAACTTTCTGAATTAGCAGTAGATTCAGATGAATCAAACGCGGGGGAAGATGGCTCCGCAGCGGATTCTGATACCAGCACCTCTGCaaatgaaaaaccaaaaaaccaATTTGATGTAGGTAAGCCAGCGCAGTTCCCTGTCAGTATGTGGGATCTAAATCACTGCGATCCGAAAAAATGTTCTGGCAGAAAGTTGGCTCGACATGGATTGATGGCTAATCTACGTCTTGGGCAGAAGTGAGTTTTGGAAGAAGAGTAAAACGTTTGAATAACAATCATCCTTTAGATTTCCAGGACTAGTTCTTACACCTGTGGGCACAAATTGTGTCAGTCCTCTAGATAAAAACATTATCGAAAGTTCCGGTATAGCTGTTGTTGATTGTTCATGGGCTCGACTAAGCGAAACACCATTTAATAAAATGAAATCTCCGAATCCACGACTATTACCATTTTTGGTTGCTGCAAATCCAAGTTAAtatttttaagttgaacatGCATTGCTGTTTGGTACTCAATCTGCAAACTTatttgttttcagtaaattATGGCAAACCATGTAAATTATCTTGTGTTGAAGCAATAGCCGCTACAATGTACATTACTGGCTTTAAGGAAGAAGCCACATGGTACCTAAATAAGTTTTCCTGGGGACACTCGTTTTTAACATTGAACCAAGAACTTCTGGACTCATATGCCGGTTGCAAGAACAGTAAGGAAATTCTCGAAGTACAACATAAATACTTAGAGAAGGCGGAGGCTGAACATAGCAATCGCAACCGGAATGTGGATTTTCCTACTAGTGAAAGTAGCAGCGACGAAGATGAATAATGTTTCTGCAGTTAAGCTATATCGTTCCGTATACCCACAGAATATAGTTTATTTGGGGTTAGGAGGTGCAAACAAGTATCTATTCTAATGTAGCACCAGCGCAAAAACGAAATCTATTTAAGGTTTCTCCATCTTGCTATTTTGTACATATCCTAGAAAATCACGATTTGTTTTAATTCAAATGAAAACACTATACATATTAAATAATCTATTCGCTAACTAGCGAGACAAGCAAAATAACATGCAATGTTCAATAGCTAAACTATTTATTTAAACTTCAAAAGTATGTAATTCACAATGTGGGATCACGTCGATCCGCTTTCGTTTGGGATCTACTTCTTTTTAACGATAGCCGTTCTCGGATTGATCTCTCGTGACGACGGCGTAGTTTTTCTACAGTTTCCGGGGACAATTCAACTGTCTGTGGTTTTTCCGCTTCACGAATGAAACTGCGTAGCTTTTCCAACGCATCCGCCATATTCATCTGTTGGGAACGAGTGAGCTCACTTTTAATGACTAGATACCCTTCCTTGGTAATACGACCTCTTTGCTGTGGACACAGAAAGGATTACAGATTTGAAGTTGAACTATGCCTTCTATTTACTAACCAATTCTGCTAATCTCGTGCGAACCGTTTCGGATAACCAGTTAGCTGAATCTAGATGGAATCGAACATCAACCTTTGTACTGACAGTGTTTACATTCTGGCCTCCAGGTCCACTGCTTCGACTGTAGGTAATTTGCAACTTGTCTAGCGGAATAAATCCGGTGAATTTATCGGTTGTAGACTGTCGGAAATAAAATGATGATTAAACGAATAAACTTAACGTAATCGAACGGGGCTTTCTAACCTTTGGCGGAGCAGGAGTATACAATCGTAAATTGCTAGAGGGGTAAATGTTTCGCAAAGAAAGATCACTTTCAAAACTGTACTTTCGTTGCAGTAACAAAGAAGACTGTCGCGGAATTTGGCAGCAAGCACGTTTCAGCATAACACTCATAGCAAGTTTGTTCATTTTGTTAGGTTTACTACTGAAAAAGCAAGTAAAATAATACGGAAACCACGATAATTTGAactgagttttaaaactttttctgaTTGACAGAAGACAGACATAAGGCAAATAGTGAAAATCTGACGTCTGATACATAGGAA from Wyeomyia smithii strain HCP4-BCI-WySm-NY-G18 chromosome 3, ASM2978416v1, whole genome shotgun sequence encodes the following:
- the LOC129730517 gene encoding 18S rRNA aminocarboxypropyltransferase, translated to MNKSRSKIRKNHRSNSKKEERLAEKLSELAVDSDESNAGEDGSAADSDTSTSANEKPKNQFDVGKPAQFPVSMWDLNHCDPKKCSGRKLARHGLMANLRLGQKFPGLVLTPVGTNCVSPLDKNIIESSGIAVVDCSWARLSETPFNKMKSPNPRLLPFLVAANPINYGKPCKLSCVEAIAATMYITGFKEEATWYLNKFSWGHSFLTLNQELLDSYAGCKNSKEILEVQHKYLEKAEAEHSNRNRNVDFPTSESSSDEDE
- the LOC129730515 gene encoding peptidyl-tRNA hydrolase ICT1, mitochondrial, with protein sequence MANCTRIKVEKLIKFCDTIPRKTINNQSWILLPMYQTSDFHYLPYVCLLSIRKSFKTQFKLSWFPYYFTCFFSSKPNKMNKLAMSVMLKRACCQIPRQSSLLLQRKYSFESDLSLRNIYPSSNLRLYTPAPPKSTTDKFTGFIPLDKLQITYSRSSGPGGQNVNTVSTKVDVRFHLDSANWLSETVRTRLAELQRGRITKEGYLVIKSELTRSQQMNMADALEKLRSFIREAEKPQTVELSPETVEKLRRRHERSIRERLSLKRSRSQTKADRRDPTL